The following are encoded together in the Ascochyta rabiei chromosome 19, complete sequence genome:
- a CDS encoding Acetylxylan esterase, protein MIARSLALAGLYVSTALAVCTKLEDCPQYETLKTADCQPYHHFLLRGSTSPYPGHVIETVAKVCDRLNTESTPKACGYEDIHYAAMNGGERWCKSAHEGAINGAAQMRNYTQRCPDSHLIVMGFSQGGSVGLDILGGGGGELWGCMQESNPAMDRSTAPGSKVAAALMYGPTRRSANQTWTVGGGEVSDGGAPRTAEQNAGLKPYADAGILREYCQPRDPICAPHTKDTDMSFHLSYFDKYSDEASAWVVDLAKKAANNNTSNDENQSDGDHTSGAGGMLKAGIKHPVANFVIGFAVLIGLFFLIRRIMMWKTSSSQLSSYTPVNTSEAV, encoded by the exons ATGATTGCGCGGTCCCTTGCCCTCGCCGGGCTGTACGTCTCAACAGCGCTCGCCGTCTGCACCAAGCTCGAGGACTGCCCGCAGTACGAGACGCTGAAGACGGCCGACTGCCAGCCGTACCACCACTTCCTCCTCCGCGGCTCTACCTCGCCCTACCCCGGCCATGTCATCGAGACGGTCGCCAAGGTGTGCGACAGGCTCAACACGGAGAGCACGCCCAAGGCCTGCGGGTACGAGGACATCCACTACGCCGCCATGAACGGCGGGGAGAGATGGTGCAAGAGCGCGCATGAGGGCGCCATCAACGGCGCCGCACAGATGCGCAACTACACGCAGCGCTGCCCGGACAGCCACCTCATCGTCATGGGTTTCAGCCAGGGAGGGAGCGTAGGTCTCGACATACTCGGCGGTGGAGGCGGCGAGCTCTGGGGCTGCATGCAGGAGAGCAACCCAGCCATGGACAGGTCGACCGCCCCCGGCTCCAAGG TCGCAGCGGCCCTCATGTACGGCCCCACGCGCCGCTCAGCAAACCAAACCTGGACCGTCGGAGGCGGTGAGGTGAGCGACGGCGGCGCCCCTCGAACTGCAGAGCAAAACGCCGGCTTGAAGCCTTACGCCGACGCCGGCATCTTGCGCGAATACTGCCAGCCGCGTGATCCCATCTGCGCGCCCCACACAAAGGACACCGACATGTCCTTCCATCTAAGCTACTTCGACAAGTACAGCGACGAAGCCTCGGCCTGGGTGGTGGACCTGGCGAAGAAGGCGGCAAACAACAACACAAGCAACGATGAAAACCAGAGCGATGGAGACCACACGAGCGGGGCGGGCGGCATGTTGAAGGCTGGCATCAAACACCCCGTGGCCAACTTCGTCATTGGGTTCGCTGTCCTGATTGGGTTATT CTTCTTAATCCGACGCATCATGATGTGGAAAACGTCCTCGTCACAACTATCCTCGTACACGCCCGTCAACACGTCTGAGGCTGTTTGA
- a CDS encoding (E3-independent) E2 ubiquitin-conjugating enzyme encodes MDGQKPRADQDSPSPPAREPTADHDCGLVHGFLSRLFQDRFLASSPAAAAAPPPANNLVPFFSAASVFASPQAHAHAHARAHAHAHARAPAALAAPVTGRSSPPAPAAPMQRTHHVVFCVEDTVGLRDDKYTVGVVDRSFTDVDTHEPRPQRDYGEDIERHPDVPLAEFHKFMKTGIPPRGTVLVSWQTQLRTELIPEAALQLLDRALYVGDVVKRRAEDHMSGTVIGTTAVCTLFPASLFHSGHITQATTDDLSIRNVPANELLNVHEYVQGAIVVYRDWVGRIENVYDQVAIKLSNNSVVVVEDPAELEHDEVTVAVERLSVGDTVKTKKGNLRRGLWRYGAFDPNVKPEGIVVETRPIEVDVQWLARSIAATDTQYAAEEPPANLGRDELESASFYRYDASAGAASTLPLSPNGTDRAYHVADVAVGDRVRFKDLSAAALKYDGTHTLPNGYPQGKLTRLPRTDTLGYDMNVFLVMQTHTRVTVQWQDLTITEDVSSSLIPDPNVEDDDEVWPAEVICSKEDKAAASDVGQWMKEPLKVGIVQAVKSRDRIASVRWFKNHDIKFFGADLLRPATTGELSETAEDVSLYDIYSSPALTRRRGDFVLIHPSGVQGDLSHVSGPDWFGEVVDLGLDGRVTVRLGAAKPVTDIRVVYEKVTLAYSSDMDNEFLNTQELDGDSIEDSEEDMSDFDSASFNEMWIEYEGMEGEPPVGDEADWSTEDEEEAEEEDDDDDDTSMPDLEPTDGVDTSKTTPDPANSASTDSTNDAAAREETTETVTDALAPFLILDTPPPSSHHYLQNTSASSSAFMRRIAKEHKILRNSLPPNIFVRTWDSRLDLIRVLIIGPSDTPYEYAPFVIDFHLGSSYPQTPPEAFFHSWTSGNGPVNPNLYEDGKICLSLLGTWHTDERNESWSPAKSTLLQVLVSIMGLVLVKDPYYNEAGYDVQRAAPETRLSSALYTERAYFRARAFITHALSNEVAPFTQELQYLYRSDAPDAPRLLDKAIEAANDVVQRSSAAGEAGERDGLRTVSLGAVVMLKRQVEKLEALRQGSTST; translated from the coding sequence ATGGATGGCCAAAAGCCCCGTGCTGACCAAGactcgccctcgccgcccGCCCGCGAACCCACCGCCGACCACGACTGTGGCCTCGTCCACGGCTTTCTCTCGCGCCTGTTCCAGGATCGCTTCCTCGCCAGCagccccgccgccgccgccgccccaCCACCGGCGAACAATCTCGTCCCCTTCTTCTCCGCCGCCAGCGTCTTCGCCTCGCCCCaagcccacgcccacgcccacgcccgcgcccacgcccacgcccacgcccgcgCCCCCGCCGCCCTCGCAGCCCCCGTGACCGGTCGCAGCAGCCCCCCGGCCCCGGCTGCCCCAATGCAGCGCACCCACCATGTCGTCTTCTGCGTCGAGGACACGGTCGGCCTCAGGGACGACAAGTACACCGTCGGCGTCGTCGACCGCTCCTTCACCGACGTCGACACGCACGAGCCCCGCCCCCAGCGCGACTACGGCGAGGACATCGAGCGCCACCCCGACGTGCCCCTCGCCGAGTTCCACAAATTCATGAAGACGGGCATCCCGCCCCGCGGCACCGTCCTGGTCTCGTGGCAGACGCAGCTCAGGACCGAGCTCATCCCAGAGGCCGCCCTGCAGCTGCTCGACCGCGCCCTGTATGTCGGCGATGTCGTCAAGCGCCGCGCCGAGGACCACATGAGCGGCACCGTCATCGGCACAACCGCCGTCTGCACCCTGTTCCCCGCCTCGCTCTTCCACAGCGGCCACATCACGCAGGCCACCACCGACGACCTCTCCATCCGCAACGTGCCCGCCAACGAGCTCCTCAACGTCCACGAATACGTCCAAGGCGCCATCGTCGTCTACCGCGACTGGGTCGGCCGCATCGAGAACGTCTACGACCAGGTCGCCATCAAGCTGTCCAACAACtcggtcgtcgtcgtcgaggaCCCGGCCGAGCTCGAGCACGACGAGGTCACCGTGGCCGTCGAGCGCCTCAGCGTCGGCGACACCGTAAAGACCAAAAAGGGCAATCTGCGCCGAGGCCTGTGGAGATACGGCGCCTTCGACCCCAACGTCAAGCCCGAGGGCATCGTCGTCGAGACAAGACCGATCGAAGTCGACGTGCAGTGGTTGGCGAGGAGCATCGCCGCCACAGACACCCAGTACGCCGCCGAAGAGCCACCGGCCAACCTGGGCCGAGACGAGTTGGAGAGCGCCAGCTTCTACCGATACGATGCCTCGGCTGGCGCCGCCTCCACCCTTCCCCTCTCGCCCAACGGCACAGATCGCGCCTACCATGTCGCCGACGTAGCCGTCGGCGACCGTGTGCGCTTCAAGGATCTTTCGGCCGCCGCGCTCAAGTACGACGGCACCCACACCCTACCCAACGGCTACCCCCAGGGCAAGCTCACCCGCTTACCCCGCACCGACACGCTCGGATACGACATGAACGTCTTCCTCGTCATGCAGACCCACACACGGGTGACGGTGCAGTGGCAAGACCTGACCATCACCGAAGACGTGAGCTCGTCACTCATACCGGATCCGAATgtcgaggacgacgacgaggtcTGGCCGGCAGAGGTCATCTGCAGCAAGGAGGACAAGGCTGCTGCCTCTGATGTCGGCCAGTGGATGAAGGAGCCGCTGAAGGTGGGCATTGTCCAGGCAGTCAAGTCACGCGACCGGATAGCCAGCGTCCGCTGGTTCAAAAACCACGACATCAAGTTCTTCGGCGCCGACCTGCTGCGGCCTGCAACCACGGGTGAGCTGTCCGAGACGGCAGAGGACGTCAGCCTGTACGACATATATTCCTCCCCTGCCCTGACACGACGACGAGGCGACTTCGTCCTGATCCATCCCTCCGGCGTGCAGGGGGACCTCTCCCATGTCAGCGGGCCCGATTGGTTTGGTGAGGTCGTTGATCTCGGCCTCGACGGCAGAGTCACAGTCCGCCTCGGCGCTGCGAAGCCCGTCACCGACATTCGAGTCGTGTATGAAAAGGTCACGCTGGCGTACAGCAGCGACATGGATAACGAATTCCTCAACACGCAGGAGCTGGATGGCGACTCCATCGAAGATTCCGAGGAAGACATGTCTGACTTTGACTCGGCCTCTTTCAACGAGATGTGGATCGAGTACGAAGGCATGGAGGGCGAGCCACCGGTGGGAGACGAGGCGGACTGGTCGACCGAGGATGAGGAagaggcagaagaagaggacgacgacgacgacgacacgTCCATGCCTGATCTCGAACCGACAGACGGCGTGGACACGTCCAAAACAACGCCAGACCCTGCAAACTCAGCCTCGACGGATTCGACAAACGACGCTGCGGCGCGAGAGGAGACCACGGAAACGGTCACAGACGCACTGGCACCGTTCCTCATCCTCGACACTCCCCCTCCATCGAGCCACCACTACCTGCAAAACACATCAGCCTCCTCATCGGCGTTCATGCGCCGCATTGCGAAAGAACACAAGATCTTGCGGAATTCTCTACCGCCCAACATCTTTGTCCGCACCTGGGACTCGCGTCTTGACCTCATTCGAGTTCTCATTATTGGCCCAAGCGACACACCATACGAGTACGCACCTTTTGTCATCGACTTCCATCTCGGCTCCTCGTACCCGCAAACACCGCCCGAAGCCTTCTTCCACAGCTGGACAAGCGGCAACGGTCCCGTCAACCCCAACCTGTACGAGGACGGGAAGATCTGCCTTAGCCTGTTAGGCACGTGGCACACCGACGAGCGCAACGAGAGCTGGAGCCCAGCCAAAAGTACCCTTCTACAGGTCCTCGTGTCCATCATGGGCCTGGTGCTCGTCAAAGACCCCTACTACAACGAAGCCGGCTACGACGTTCAACGCGCCGCGCCCGAAACCCGACTCAGCTCCGCCCTCTACACGGAACGCGCATACTTCCGCGCCCGCGCCTTCATCACCCACGCCCTCAGCAACGAAGTCGCGCCTTTCACACAAGAACTGCAGTACCTGTACCGCAGCGACGCACCAGACGCGCCACGTCTGCTCGACAAAGCCATTGAAGCTGCCAACGACGTCGTCCAGCGCAGCTCTGCCGCCGGCGAGGCAGGCGAGCGCGATGGGCTGCGAACTGTGAGTCTCGGCGCTGTCGTTATGCTGAAGCGACAGGTAGAAAAGCTAGAAGCGCTTAGACAGGGGAGTACGTCGACGTAG